In Pseudomonadota bacterium, a single window of DNA contains:
- a CDS encoding 4Fe-4S dicluster domain-containing protein: MNVKIYKFDPAIDAMPYYTTYNVPWKKNITVLEILVYVHENHEAIAFDYSCRGRVCGRCAMMLDGEPMMACYTPIKNDRDIVIEPLKGFPVIRDFIIDKSKILERIAKIEARVRSKPLVQSDITAVMDPALAKKIGNLEWCCRCLSCVAACPVINEDKDPEKFIGPAGIIALGLRYYDPFDEADRVLEAVQNGLYACIMCGNCNNVCPAAEIDHLEVYSELRKEAQKKGLNT; the protein is encoded by the coding sequence ATGAATGTAAAGATATATAAATTCGACCCGGCAATAGATGCAATGCCCTACTACACGACTTATAATGTTCCCTGGAAGAAAAATATAACGGTTCTTGAAATACTCGTATATGTCCATGAAAACCATGAAGCAATAGCATTTGATTATTCATGCAGGGGAAGAGTATGCGGGCGGTGTGCAATGATGCTTGACGGTGAACCGATGATGGCATGTTATACTCCCATAAAGAATGACCGTGATATCGTTATTGAACCCTTAAAAGGTTTTCCTGTAATTCGGGATTTTATCATAGATAAGAGCAAAATCCTGGAAAGAATAGCCAAAATAGAAGCAAGGGTAAGATCAAAACCCCTTGTACAAAGCGACATCACAGCAGTTATGGACCCGGCCCTGGCCAAAAAAATTGGTAACCTGGAATGGTGCTGCAGGTGTTTAAGTTGCGTTGCCGCCTGCCCGGTCATCAATGAAGATAAGGACCCTGAAAAATTTATAGGACCCGCAGGTATTATAGCTTTAGGATTACGTTACTACGACCCATTTGACGAAGCTGACAGGGTTTTAGAAGCTGTTCAAAACGGTCTCTATGCCTGCATCATGTGTGGAAACTGCAATAATGTTTGCCCCGCCGCTGAAATCGATCATCTGGAAGTATATTCCGAATTGCGAAAAGAAGCCCAAAAGAAAGGTTTGAACACATAG
- a CDS encoding SDR family oxidoreductase, which produces MANRLAGKVALITGTASGQGRAAALAFAREGAKVVGCDLQKGPAQETVEMVRAEGGNMVSIQPVDLSDEKQVKSWLDFAVAQFGDFDILYNNASGGRGGTIETLTRKDWDYDLANEVTIIFLAVKHALPVFKRKSGGVIINTGSIAGMIGAGMPGNCPGNLVHNVAKGAVIRMTVHLSVELAPYNIRVNSISPGMIDTPATHGLLVAGGEKPFTDCLLIRRIGTPEDVAKAAVYLASDEASYITGINLPVDGGWTASGGLGQSNPDIAMLFATAMDKLGHK; this is translated from the coding sequence ATGGCTAATAGGTTAGCCGGCAAGGTAGCACTTATAACAGGTACTGCCAGTGGACAAGGAAGAGCGGCGGCACTGGCCTTCGCCCGGGAGGGAGCCAAGGTTGTAGGGTGTGATCTACAAAAAGGGCCTGCACAGGAAACCGTTGAGATGGTTCGTGCTGAAGGAGGAAACATGGTTTCTATACAGCCGGTAGATCTTAGCGATGAGAAACAAGTCAAAAGCTGGCTGGACTTTGCTGTGGCGCAATTCGGCGATTTCGACATCCTCTATAATAACGCATCCGGTGGGAGAGGAGGTACTATCGAAACTCTTACCAGAAAGGATTGGGACTACGACCTTGCCAATGAAGTAACGATTATTTTTCTTGCAGTCAAACATGCCTTGCCTGTTTTCAAGCGAAAATCCGGTGGGGTAATCATAAACACCGGTTCAATTGCTGGAATGATAGGTGCCGGAATGCCGGGCAACTGCCCCGGAAATCTTGTCCACAACGTTGCCAAAGGTGCAGTTATCCGCATGACCGTCCATCTCTCTGTGGAGTTGGCCCCTTACAACATTCGAGTCAATTCCATATCACCAGGAATGATCGATACTCCGGCTACACATGGCTTGTTGGTTGCCGGAGGTGAAAAACCTTTTACCGACTGTCTGCTGATCAGACGAATAGGAACTCCGGAGGACGTTGCCAAAGCCGCAGTCTATCTTGCCTCCGATGAGGCGTCTTATATTACGGGAATTAACCTGCCTGTAGATGGAGGTTGGACAGCATCCGGAGGATTAGGGCAATCGAATCCCGATATTGCCATGCTTTTTGCCACAGCTATGGATAAACTTGGTCATAAATAG